In Leisingera sp. NJS204, the DNA window TTACCGATCACTACTGGATGTCGACCCTGATCCCCGAACCGGGCCAGGCCTTCCGCTCAATCGCGAAATTCGACGAACGCCGCGAGATCTATCAGACCGACATCGTGCTGCCGACCATCACCGTGGCAGAGGGCCAGTCCTCTGAAGTTACCACCCAGCTGTTTGCCGGCGCCAAGGAATGGGAAGCCATCCGCGGCTATGAAAAGGGAGGCATCCAAGGCTTCCTGGATGTCATCGACTGGGGCTGGTTTTTCTTCCTGACCAAGCCGATGTTCTGGCTCTTGCACAATCTGAACGTGCTGATCGGCAACATGGGCTGGGCTATCATCGGCCTGACCGTGGTGATCAAGATCCTGGTGTTCCCGCTGGCCTATAAATCTTATGCCTCGATGGCCAAGATGAAAGAGCTTCAGCCGGAGATGGAGAAGCTTAAGGAGCGCACCGGCGACGACCGCCAGAAGATGCAAAAGGAGATGATGGAGCTTTACAAGCGGGAAAAAGTGAACCCCGCCGCGGGCTGCCTGCCGATCCTGATCCAGATCCCGATCTTCTTCTCGCTCTACAAGGTGATCTTCGTCACCCTGGAACTGCGCCACGCGCCCTTCTTCGGTCCCTTCCAGGACCTCAGCGCGCCGGATCCGACCTCGATCATGAACCTCTTTGGCCTGCTGCCCTTTGCCTCCCCGGCACCGGAAAGCATCATGGCGCTGGTCTTCATCGGCATCCTGCCGATCCTGCTCGGCATCTCGATGTGGCTGCAACAGAAACTGAACCCGGCGCCCACCGACCCGACCCAGCAGATGATCTTTGCCTGGATGCCCTGGGTGTTCATGTTCATGCTCGGCGGCTTTGCCTCCGGCCTGGTCGTCTACTGGATTGCCAACAACACGATCACCTTCAGCCAGCAGTACCTGATCATGCGCAGCCACGGCTACAAGCCGGACGTGTTCGGCAACATCAAGTCGGGCTTCAAGAAGAAGCCGAAGGCTGACAGCTGATGACGCACCAAGTTACGGACATCTGGCGCCACCCGCTCAAATCCCACGGGCGTGAAGCGCTGGAAAATGTAACCCTGACCGCCGGGCAAACCATGCCCGGCGATCGCGTTTGGGCGGTGGCGCATGAGGTCTCCAAGGCGGACGGTTCCGAATGGGCGCCCTGCCAGAACTTCACCCGCGGCTCCAAGGCGCCCGGGCTGATGGCCATCAATGCCCGCCTGGACGATGCCAGCGGCCAGCTGACGCTGACTCACCCGCAGCGGCCTGACCTGACATTCGACCCGGAAAATCCTGCGGACCTGCAACGTTTCCTTGATTGGGAGAAGCCGCTGACCCCGGCGGACCGTGCCGCCTCTGCCCGGATCATCCGGGTGCCGGGCCGCGGCATGACCGATACCCCTTTCCCCTCGGTTACCCTGTGCAACCGGGCCTCTCACCGGGCTGTGGAACAGGCAATCGGCCATGACCTGTCGCCCAAGCGCTGGCGCGGCAACATCTGGTTCGATCTGGATGAGGCCTGGGCCGAAAACGACTGGCTGGGCCGCGAGGTGCAGATCGGCGAGGCTGTTTTTGCGGTGCGTGAACGGGCGGTGCGCTGCCTGGCAACCACCGCCAATCCCGAAACCGGCGAACGCGACGCCGATACGCTGAAGACCCTGAAAGACAACTGGGGCCACCAGGATTTCTCTGTTTACACCGAAGTGGTGCGCAGCGGTGAGATCCGTCTTGGCGACGCGGTAAAGGTGCTGTGATGCAAATGCAATTCTCCCTGGCCGAGGCGCCGGATGACATCTCTGCCGAAAAAGGCCGCAAGCTGTTTGCGGGCGAGACCGAGTTCCTGAAAGGCGTGGTTGCGATGAACGGCCTGCCCGATGCCGACCGGCTGGAGGTATGCTTTGCCGGCCGTTCCAACGTCGGCAAGTCGAGCCTGATCAACGCGCTGACCGGAACCAAGGGCATCGCGCGGGCCTCCAATACACCGGGCCGCACGCAAGAAATCAACTTCTTCACCCAAGGCCCCGAGCTGTATCTGGTCGACCTGCCCGGCTATGGCTATGCCAACGCGCCGCTGAAAGTGGTGGAGCAGTGGCAGAAGCTCTTGAAACGCTACCTGTCAGGCCGCCAGAACCTGCGCCGCGCTTTTGTGCTGATTGACAGCCGCCACGGGATCAAGGCGGTGGACGCCGAGATCATGAAGCTGCTGGACAGCTCTGCCGTTACCTTCCAATGCGTCATGACCAAGGCCGACAAGGTCAAGGAATCGGACCGCGCCAAGGTGCTGGAGCAGGTAAAGGACGCCTTGTCCAAACACCCCGCCGCTTACCCTGAGATCGTCCTGACCTCGTCCGAGAAGGGCGACGGCATCGCCACTCTGCGCTCGATCATCGCCGGGCTGTAACCGCATGCTGCGCTGCTTGTCCTCCTTTCTGGTTGTGATCGCCCTGGCCGTTGCCGGGCTGATCCCGGCCGGCTGGATGCCAAGCTCCGCACAGGACGGCAAGGTGCTGCTGGTGATCTGCACCACCGATGGCGTGCAGGAGGCCTGGGTCGATCCGGGTGATGATGGTTCACATGATCCTGCTGAACCAATGGACGACCGCAGCTGCCCCTTCTCCGGGTTTACCACGGCGGCTTTGCTGCCGGACGGCACGCTGCACCTCAGCCTTGATGCACCGCTGGCCGACCGCTGGTCACGCGAGGTGTTCACTCATCACAGCGCCGGTTTCCACTGGCGCTACGACGCCCGCGGCCCGCCCGCCGCGGCCTAGGGTCAGCCCCCTTTCATCCGGCCCCCGGCACTGGCTGAGCGAACAGGTCCCCCCTGCCCGCCGCCTGACAGCCGCGCCGCCAGTCTGCTTTGCTGCATTGGATCAACGCCCGGCGCGTTCTCCCGTCCAGCAATGTCTGGACCTGGCCGGATCAATGGGTCCTGACCCTTTCATCCCCCAAACCCCCAATATACCTGCCGGCACATCTGTGCCCGGCGCCCTGACATGGAGAGACCCATGGCGACCAGCCAACCGCAATCCGCGGGCCAATCGCGCCCGCTGTCCGAGAAATTCTACTTCGCCGCCTGGCGCTGGCACTTCTACGCCGGCCTGTTTGTGGTGCCGTTCCTGATCATGCTGGCTGTCACTGGCCTGATGATGATGTTCATCACCCAGTTCGACGGCCGCGACGGTGAGACCATCACCGTTACCCAGGGCACGGCTGAACTCAGCATCGCTGATCAATCCGCCGCCGTGCTGGCCGCCCAGCCCGGCACCATTGCCGAATGGATCGGCCCCAAGGCGCCGGATCTGGCCGCCGTTTTCCGCGTCAAAACCGAGGCCGGCCAGCGTCTGGTGGCACTGAACCAGTACACCGGCGAAGTGATCGAGACATGGGACCGCCGCGCAGGCTGGTATGATCTGGCCGACAACATCCATTCGACCCTGTTGATCGGCGACACCGGCGACCGGCTGATCGAGATCGCCGCGGGCCTTGGCATCGTGCTGGTGCTCACCGGGCTGTACCTGTGGTGGCCGCGCGGCAATGCCGCCAGTGCCTTTGTCCCGGATTTCCGCGCCAAGGGCCGCGCCCTGTGGAAGAACCTGCACGCGGTCACCGGCTTCTGGATGTCGGCACTGCTGGTTGTCTTCCTGATCTCCGGCCTCTCGTGGACCGGCATCTGGGGCGGCCAGATGATGCAGGCCTGGAGCACCTTTCCGGCAGCCAAATGGGACAACGTGCCCCTGTCCGACGACATTCACGCCAGCATGAACCATGGGCATACAAACGATGTGCCCTGGGCGCTGGAACAGACCCCGATGCCAGCTTCCGGCTCTGAGGCCGGGATTACCGGCATTTCCGAAGGCCAGCCTGTGGACGCAGGCAACATTATCGCCCTGGGCCGCGCTTTGGGGATGGAGGGCCGCTTCCGCCTGGCCTATCCCGGCGGCGGAAATGGCGTCTGGACCATCAACCGCGACAGCATGAGCGGCGACGGCGACGATCCTTTCATCGACCGCACCATTCATATTGACCAGTACAGCGGCAAGATTCTCGCTGACGTGAAATACGAGGACTACTCGCTCGCGGGCAAGGCAATGGCCGTCAGCATACCCTTCCACATGGGGCTGATGGGCACCTGGAGCTTCGTGCTGAACGTGGTGTTCTGCCTGGCAGTGATTTTTGTCTGCGTCTCCGGCCTGGTAATGTGGATGAAACGCCGCCCCGCAGGTGCCAGCCGCCTGGCCGCACCGCCGGAACCGGCAGAGATGCCGTTCTGGAAGGGGGCTGCGCTGATTGCCGTGCTGGTCTCGCTGGCCTTCCCGCTGACCGGCCTGCTGCTGCTGGCGGTGCTGGCGATTGACGTGCTGCTGCTGGGAAACCTGCCGGTGCTGAAACGCGCCGTGAGCTGACAGAGCGCCGCCCGGCCTTGAGGCCGGGCGGTGTGCCCGCAATCAAACGTGCTGCGCGCCGTTCACCTCAATCTCGGCGCCGGAGATATAGGAACTCCCTTCCGAGCACAGGAAATAGATCGCCGAGGCCACCTCCTCGGGCTGGCCCAGCCGCTGCATCGGCAGCTTCTCGACAATCTTGTCGGTGCCTGGCGACAGGATCGCGGTTTCCACCTCGCCCGGTGCAATGGCATTGACCCGCACCCCCAAGGGGCCGAAGTCATGCGCCATCTCCCGCGTCAGCGCCGCCAGTGCCGCCTTGGAGGTGGCATAGGCGGCCCCGGCAAAGGGGTGCACCCGGCTGCCCGCAATAGAGGTCACATTGACGACGGACCCTTTGGCGGCTGCCAGTTCCTCCTTCAACCCCCGCGCCAGCACAACCGAGCTGAAGAAATTCACGTGGAATACTTTGCCCCAATCCATCAGATCGGTATCCAGCGTGCTGAGCCGCTCGCCGTCCGGCCCTTTCGGCGAGATCCCGGCATTGTTGACCAGCGCGTCCAAGCGGCCGTCCAGCAGGTCCTGGATCTGGCCCACCGCGTTGATCGTGTCCGACGGGTCTGACAGGTCCAATTGCACATGGTTTTCCTGGCCGCCGCCCCAAGGGCATTCCGCCGGGAACGGATGCCGCGAGCAGGTGATAACCCGCCAGCCTTCGCGGTTGAAGCGGCGCACCGTTGCATGGCCGATACCGCGGCTGGCGCCGGTCAATAGCAAGGTCTTCTGACGCATCTGTTGATCCTCACAGGAGATTTCCAGGCTGAGCCTACCACCGGCACAGGCAACCGCAATGGCCTCCCGCCTGCGGCGGCGCCCGGCGTGCCGCACGCAACGCTTGGCAGCGGCCCCGGAACCGCCTAAACCCTTCTGTCAAAGGAATGATGACAGCGATGAAGACACAAAACATGAACCGCGACTGGATTGCCACTGCCGAGACCCTCTCAAGCGCCCTGCCCTATCTGCAGCGCTATGACGGGGCCATTGTTGTCATCAAGCTGGGCGGCCACGCCATGGGCAGCGACGAGGCGATGGAGACCTTTGCCCGCGATATCGTGCTGATGCGCCAGGTGGGGGTGAACCCTGTGATCGTCCACGGCGGCGGACCGATGATCAATGCGATGCTGGAAAAGCTGCAGATCCAGTCTGAGTTCGTCAACGGCAAGCGGGTCACCGATGCTGCCACCATGGAGGTGGTGGAGATGGTTTTGTCCGGCGTCGTCAACAAGCGTATCGTGCAGGCGATCAACCGGCAGGGCGGCCGCGCCGTTGGCTTGTCGGGCAAGGACGCCAATCTGATAACCTGCGATCAGGCCGACCCGGATCTGGGCTTTGTCGGCGCCCCGTCCGAATTGGACCCCAAGGTGCTGTACGGTCTGTTTGAAAAAGACATGATCCCGGTGATCGCCCCGATCGGTGCGGGCCGGGAAGGCGAGACCTTCAACATCAATGGCGACACCGCTGCCGGGGCCATCGCCAAGGCGCTGCAGGCTGACCGGCTGCTGCTGCTGACCGATGTGGCGGGCGTCAAAAACGGCGACGGCGAGGTGGTCACCGAGCTGAAGGCCGCGGATGTCGACGCAATGACCGCCAGCGGCGTGATTGCCGGCGGGATGATCCCCAAGACCGAAACCGCGCTGGATGCGGTGCGCAACGGCGTGCGCGCCTGCACCATCGTCGACGGGCGGGTTCAGAATTCGGTGCTGCTGGAGCTATTCACCGATCACGGCGCCGGCTCGATGATCCGCGCCTGACGCAGGTGGAAGGAGGGTATGAGGGGCGCTGCCCCTCTTGGCCCTTGGGCCAATTCACCCTGGGGTATTTTTGACCAGAAAGAAGCCGGATGGCAGCGGGCGGCTGCCGTCCGGCGCTGGCTGCGTTAGCTTCCTGGCGCTTTGTAGACCTTGGCGATGCCGCCGGCCTTCTTCTGTATTGCGGTGAATTCGTCCGAGGTGAACGCCCGC includes these proteins:
- a CDS encoding DUF2946 family protein gives rise to the protein MLRCLSSFLVVIALAVAGLIPAGWMPSSAQDGKVLLVICTTDGVQEAWVDPGDDGSHDPAEPMDDRSCPFSGFTTAALLPDGTLHLSLDAPLADRWSREVFTHHSAGFHWRYDARGPPAAA
- the yihA gene encoding ribosome biogenesis GTP-binding protein YihA/YsxC, which produces MQMQFSLAEAPDDISAEKGRKLFAGETEFLKGVVAMNGLPDADRLEVCFAGRSNVGKSSLINALTGTKGIARASNTPGRTQEINFFTQGPELYLVDLPGYGYANAPLKVVEQWQKLLKRYLSGRQNLRRAFVLIDSRHGIKAVDAEIMKLLDSSAVTFQCVMTKADKVKESDRAKVLEQVKDALSKHPAAYPEIVLTSSEKGDGIATLRSIIAGL
- the argB gene encoding acetylglutamate kinase — encoded protein: MKTQNMNRDWIATAETLSSALPYLQRYDGAIVVIKLGGHAMGSDEAMETFARDIVLMRQVGVNPVIVHGGGPMINAMLEKLQIQSEFVNGKRVTDAATMEVVEMVLSGVVNKRIVQAINRQGGRAVGLSGKDANLITCDQADPDLGFVGAPSELDPKVLYGLFEKDMIPVIAPIGAGREGETFNINGDTAAGAIAKALQADRLLLLTDVAGVKNGDGEVVTELKAADVDAMTASGVIAGGMIPKTETALDAVRNGVRACTIVDGRVQNSVLLELFTDHGAGSMIRA
- the yidC gene encoding membrane protein insertase YidC; the protein is MDDQNKNLILATVLSFLVILGWYTFFPPPEPEQAPETAVSESAPAGDTALVPSASADAVAETAAEEAEAPDAPRVAIDTARLAGSISLQGGRIDDLSLKDYRETLDQGSPIVKLLKPVGDAGAYYALYGWAPGAGLSLDDVPGANTIWTAPADAALTTDSPVTLTWDNGKGLTFSRTIAVDEDYMFSVTQSVANASGGSVALAPYGTLARHGQPADLKNFFILHEGLVGMSDAELAETDYDDMADFEPDPRDGSRAEVKQVAENGWIGFTDHYWMSTLIPEPGQAFRSIAKFDERREIYQTDIVLPTITVAEGQSSEVTTQLFAGAKEWEAIRGYEKGGIQGFLDVIDWGWFFFLTKPMFWLLHNLNVLIGNMGWAIIGLTVVIKILVFPLAYKSYASMAKMKELQPEMEKLKERTGDDRQKMQKEMMELYKREKVNPAAGCLPILIQIPIFFSLYKVIFVTLELRHAPFFGPFQDLSAPDPTSIMNLFGLLPFASPAPESIMALVFIGILPILLGISMWLQQKLNPAPTDPTQQMIFAWMPWVFMFMLGGFASGLVVYWIANNTITFSQQYLIMRSHGYKPDVFGNIKSGFKKKPKADS
- a CDS encoding SDR family NAD(P)-dependent oxidoreductase; this encodes MRQKTLLLTGASRGIGHATVRRFNREGWRVITCSRHPFPAECPWGGGQENHVQLDLSDPSDTINAVGQIQDLLDGRLDALVNNAGISPKGPDGERLSTLDTDLMDWGKVFHVNFFSSVVLARGLKEELAAAKGSVVNVTSIAGSRVHPFAGAAYATSKAALAALTREMAHDFGPLGVRVNAIAPGEVETAILSPGTDKIVEKLPMQRLGQPEEVASAIYFLCSEGSSYISGAEIEVNGAQHV
- a CDS encoding MOSC domain-containing protein; amino-acid sequence: MTHQVTDIWRHPLKSHGREALENVTLTAGQTMPGDRVWAVAHEVSKADGSEWAPCQNFTRGSKAPGLMAINARLDDASGQLTLTHPQRPDLTFDPENPADLQRFLDWEKPLTPADRAASARIIRVPGRGMTDTPFPSVTLCNRASHRAVEQAIGHDLSPKRWRGNIWFDLDEAWAENDWLGREVQIGEAVFAVRERAVRCLATTANPETGERDADTLKTLKDNWGHQDFSVYTEVVRSGEIRLGDAVKVL
- a CDS encoding PepSY-associated TM helix domain-containing protein, producing the protein MATSQPQSAGQSRPLSEKFYFAAWRWHFYAGLFVVPFLIMLAVTGLMMMFITQFDGRDGETITVTQGTAELSIADQSAAVLAAQPGTIAEWIGPKAPDLAAVFRVKTEAGQRLVALNQYTGEVIETWDRRAGWYDLADNIHSTLLIGDTGDRLIEIAAGLGIVLVLTGLYLWWPRGNAASAFVPDFRAKGRALWKNLHAVTGFWMSALLVVFLISGLSWTGIWGGQMMQAWSTFPAAKWDNVPLSDDIHASMNHGHTNDVPWALEQTPMPASGSEAGITGISEGQPVDAGNIIALGRALGMEGRFRLAYPGGGNGVWTINRDSMSGDGDDPFIDRTIHIDQYSGKILADVKYEDYSLAGKAMAVSIPFHMGLMGTWSFVLNVVFCLAVIFVCVSGLVMWMKRRPAGASRLAAPPEPAEMPFWKGAALIAVLVSLAFPLTGLLLLAVLAIDVLLLGNLPVLKRAVS